A stretch of the Saprospiraceae bacterium genome encodes the following:
- the prfB gene encoding peptide chain release factor 2 (programmed frameshift) yields MTVDQLKDLKKRLSELRGFFDIDKKKLELEDKEQQTMDPEFWSHAQRAELIMKEIKTAKNWMESFNKAQNLMDDLEVLLEFFDAGEATEEELDSKYADCIAYIDDLEFRSTLNKQEDELSCIIEINAGAGGTESCDWSAMLLRMYQMWGERNGFKVSTINYQAGDVAGIKTAEIEINGDYAYGMLKGENGVHRLVRVSPFNSQGKRMTSFSSIFVHPLIDDRIEVTINTADLDWDTFRSSGAGGQHVNKTESAVRVRHLPSGLVVECQQERSQHQNREKALQLLKSRLYERELERQFQEKSKVESTKMKNEWGSQIRSYVLDDRRVKDHRTGYQTSQTDLVLDGYIDEFLKTYMMNKTVGSTEDDD; encoded by the exons ATGACCGTTGATCAACTGAAGGATTTAAAGAAAAGGCTCAGTGAGCTAAGG GGTTTCTTTGACATCGATAAAAAGAAGCTCGAACTAGAAGATAAAGAACAACAAACCATGGATCCTGAATTTTGGAGCCATGCCCAACGTGCAGAATTGATTATGAAAGAGATCAAAACTGCCAAAAATTGGATGGAGTCCTTTAATAAAGCACAGAATTTAATGGACGATCTGGAAGTTTTGCTTGAATTTTTTGATGCAGGAGAAGCTACAGAAGAGGAATTAGATTCAAAATATGCTGACTGCATTGCATACATCGATGATCTTGAATTTCGATCTACTCTCAACAAACAAGAAGATGAATTATCTTGTATCATAGAAATCAATGCCGGTGCTGGAGGTACAGAATCCTGTGATTGGTCAGCCATGCTTTTACGCATGTATCAAATGTGGGGTGAGCGCAATGGATTCAAAGTAAGTACAATTAATTATCAGGCAGGCGATGTAGCTGGAATTAAAACAGCAGAAATTGAAATAAACGGTGATTATGCCTACGGCATGTTGAAAGGAGAAAACGGAGTCCATCGTTTAGTACGCGTTAGTCCTTTTAATTCGCAGGGCAAGCGCATGACTTCCTTTTCTTCAATATTTGTTCATCCACTGATTGACGATCGAATTGAAGTTACAATCAATACTGCTGATCTGGATTGGGATACTTTTCGTTCAAGTGGTGCCGGCGGGCAGCATGTTAATAAAACTGAGTCTGCTGTGAGGGTTAGACACTTACCTTCCGGTTTGGTAGTAGAATGTCAGCAAGAACGCTCTCAACACCAGAATCGTGAAAAAGCATTGCAATTATTAAAATCCAGACTTTATGAGCGAGAACTTGAACGTCAGTTTCAAGAAAAGTCTAAAGTAGAATCCACTAAAATGAAAAATGAATGGGGTTCGCAAATTCGCTCGTACGTACTAGATGATCGAAGAGTAAAAGATCACCGGACCGGATACCAAACCAGTCAAACAGATCTTGTTTTGGACGGATATATAGATGAATTTTTAAAAACCTATATGATGAATAAAACGGTAGGTTCTACAGAAGATGATGATTAA
- a CDS encoding triose-phosphate isomerase, producing the protein MVSQIRRPLVAANWKMYGKPTEALPLAIDLTEGLINEAIEIAICAPFTHLDRLASIRASGIKLGAQNCHFADKGAYTGEVSASMLVDLGCDYVIIGHSERRGLDAPESIKQRIRMALDSGLSVIYCCGEPLTQRTSGEEWNYVLNQLQTDLDSISQIDLNKMVIAYEPIWAIGTGLTASPIQAQHMHQQIRGWIQGQWGNEHALQIRIIYGGSVKASNAMDLAQMSAIDGVLVGGASLIPNEFRTIIRSFF; encoded by the coding sequence ATGGTATCACAAATAAGGAGACCCCTTGTGGCCGCTAATTGGAAAATGTATGGGAAGCCAACAGAGGCCTTGCCTTTGGCCATTGATTTAACAGAAGGACTAATTAATGAAGCCATTGAAATCGCTATTTGTGCACCTTTCACTCATTTAGATCGATTGGCTTCTATAAGGGCATCAGGCATAAAATTAGGTGCTCAAAACTGCCATTTTGCTGATAAAGGGGCCTATACTGGCGAAGTTTCAGCTAGCATGCTGGTTGATCTGGGCTGTGATTATGTAATTATTGGGCATAGCGAACGCAGGGGATTGGATGCTCCGGAAAGCATTAAACAAAGAATACGGATGGCATTAGATTCAGGCTTGTCTGTTATTTATTGTTGTGGTGAACCATTGACCCAAAGAACATCAGGTGAAGAATGGAATTATGTATTGAATCAATTACAAACCGACCTGGATTCCATTTCCCAAATTGATCTAAATAAAATGGTCATTGCCTATGAACCCATTTGGGCTATTGGAACCGGTTTAACGGCCAGTCCTATACAAGCTCAGCATATGCATCAACAGATTCGCGGTTGGATACAAGGACAATGGGGAAATGAGCATGCACTTCAAATTCGAATTATATATGGAGGCAGTGTCAAAGCTTCCAACGCCATGGATTTAGCCCAAATGTCAGCTATTGATGGGGTCCTGGTAGGCGGAGCCAGCCTAATTCCCAATGAATTCAGAACAATTATTCGCAGTTTCTTTTAG
- the purE gene encoding 5-(carboxyamino)imidazole ribonucleotide mutase: MKKALEVGIIMGSDSDLMIMKEAAKIFDQFGVSYEVRIVSAHRTPEHMMEYAKTALSRGLKLIIAGAGGAAHLPGMIASSTTLPVIGVPIKSSNSLDGWDSILSILQMPNGVPVATVALNAAQNAGLLACSILAISNSELRDNLAVYKENMIDMVLGKDQAVNERFR, translated from the coding sequence ATGAAAAAAGCCTTGGAAGTAGGAATTATTATGGGTTCAGACAGTGATCTGATGATTATGAAAGAAGCCGCTAAAATTTTTGACCAATTTGGGGTCAGTTATGAAGTTAGAATTGTTTCTGCACATAGAACACCTGAACATATGATGGAATATGCAAAAACAGCTTTAAGCAGGGGTTTAAAATTAATCATTGCTGGTGCAGGTGGTGCCGCACATCTCCCGGGTATGATAGCATCTTCAACCACCCTGCCTGTAATTGGGGTACCAATAAAATCCAGTAATTCATTGGATGGATGGGATTCGATATTATCTATCTTGCAAATGCCCAATGGGGTTCCTGTAGCCACAGTGGCATTAAACGCTGCTCAAAATGCGGGTTTATTGGCTTGTAGCATTTTAGCCATTTCTAATTCAGAATTAAGGGATAATCTTGCAGTTTACAAAGAGAATATGATCGATATGGTTCTGGGCAAAGACCAGGCTGTCAATGAACGGTTTCGCTAA
- a CDS encoding FKBP-type peptidyl-prolyl cis-trans isomerase: protein MKKLFVLFLMIAVTSALLFNACKGGSAKKKSLNGFEVSMLKDEAGDLAKEGDYVYFRYYVKSKDSLIFASNMQTPVIKFKLPKIEKTDIKNAQPITDALHLMSKGDSIIVSQVLDDNMKKSIGIPGIEMLDFHVVLVDIKNEAEYNADMEADKKANEEKALASKGKADEIAEKAKQILADYKAKKLDDKMVTLPSGLKYYVHEEGTGPKAENGKRVSVNYYGMLMDGKHFDDSWSRGQEFVFGLGAGQVIKGWDEGVASLTEGTKATLFIPSALGYGAQGSPPVIPENADLMFYIEVGKVNQ, encoded by the coding sequence ATGAAAAAATTATTTGTATTATTCTTAATGATTGCAGTCACTTCAGCATTGTTATTTAATGCCTGTAAAGGAGGTTCTGCAAAGAAAAAATCCTTAAATGGTTTTGAGGTTTCCATGCTTAAAGATGAAGCAGGAGACTTAGCAAAAGAAGGGGATTATGTATATTTCCGTTACTATGTTAAAAGTAAAGATTCATTAATATTTGCTTCTAACATGCAGACACCGGTAATTAAATTTAAATTACCAAAAATTGAAAAAACCGACATTAAAAATGCTCAACCAATTACAGATGCATTGCATTTAATGTCTAAAGGCGACAGCATTATTGTATCACAGGTTTTGGATGATAATATGAAAAAATCCATTGGCATTCCTGGAATCGAAATGCTGGATTTCCATGTTGTTTTAGTTGACATTAAAAATGAAGCTGAATACAATGCAGATATGGAAGCCGATAAAAAAGCAAATGAAGAGAAAGCTTTAGCTTCAAAAGGTAAAGCTGATGAAATTGCCGAAAAAGCTAAACAAATTTTGGCTGATTATAAAGCTAAAAAATTAGATGATAAAATGGTAACCCTTCCATCTGGTTTAAAATATTATGTACACGAAGAAGGTACCGGCCCAAAAGCTGAAAATGGCAAACGAGTAAGTGTAAATTATTATGGAATGCTGATGGACGGCAAACATTTTGATGATTCCTGGTCACGCGGACAAGAATTTGTTTTCGGATTAGGTGCAGGTCAGGTAATCAAAGGTTGGGATGAAGGTGTTGCAAGTTTAACAGAAGGAACAAAAGCTACTTTATTTATTCCTTCTGCTTTGGGATATGGAGCACAAGGTTCTCCTCCAGTAATTCCAGAAAATGCTGACCTTATGTTTTATATTGAGGTTGGTAAAGTCAATCAATAA
- a CDS encoding divalent-cation tolerance protein CutA encodes MKNKIVLYYVPFPSEKSANKIGNYLLVNEFAVCIQTFKVISNYIWNEKLTKGIEYIAIIKTNKQNEKSVYQYIASNHPYEVPCIIKLNGRVNKKYAFWMNGLIN; translated from the coding sequence ATGAAAAATAAAATTGTATTGTATTATGTTCCTTTTCCTTCAGAAAAATCAGCTAATAAAATTGGCAATTATTTATTAGTTAATGAATTCGCCGTATGCATTCAAACTTTTAAGGTTATTTCAAATTATATCTGGAATGAAAAATTAACCAAAGGAATAGAATACATTGCGATCATTAAAACCAATAAACAAAACGAAAAATCCGTTTATCAGTATATTGCTTCAAATCATCCGTACGAAGTTCCCTGTATTATAAAATTAAATGGGCGTGTAAATAAAAAATATGCTTTCTGGATGAATGGATTAATTAATTAA
- the ppk1 gene encoding polyphosphate kinase 1 — protein MNEPIHTVNFEYIDRDISWLDFNYRVLQEAKDKSVPLLERLKFLAIYSSNLGEFFRIRVAHHRNLKKLGKNTKSQLDYNPSKLLKQLYLIANKQLNEFNDIFENQIIPDLRKHNIYLLSQLEITKAQEQFLDVYFKENLLPFVQPVLLVGNKVKPFLNNSELYLTIMLEDKDAEIKNHQFGIVKIPSDHLPRFIELPSEKGRHDIILLDEIVRYSLKWLFPGFHVINSYSIKITRDAELYIEDEFSGDLMDKIKKSLIKRNIGPASRMAYDDAMPKEMLDYFLQLLEIQKGDLTPEGRYHNNFDFIHFPDFGKRELKNKSLKAIEYKPLSDADTLFENISRNEHLLCFPYHNYEPVISFFEQAAKDPDVTQIKITQYRVAKKSRIMDALKLAASEGKSVFIFIEVKARFDEAANLAWGEEMEKQGIKVRYSFPGLKVHAKMAMVSRKENDDIQQYVYLSTGNFHEQTAKIYVDYGFFTKDEAITAEVNRLFGFLEHIKLPSLPFNHLLIGQFNLNDEIHQLIAFEKSQALEGKKARILLKLNSLQDTEMINLLYEASLAGVHVQLIIRGICCILIGKNGLSENIEGISIVDRYLEHSRIYYFYHGGEEKIFLSSADWMVRNLHFRIETAFPIYNKEMKQIILDNINFQLMDNVKARSLNYNFINRYFKTDSKKKFQSQIETYKYFKMKNGI, from the coding sequence ATGAATGAACCAATACATACCGTAAATTTTGAATATATCGACCGCGATATCAGTTGGTTAGATTTCAATTACAGGGTTTTACAAGAAGCCAAAGATAAATCCGTCCCGCTTTTAGAACGTTTAAAATTTTTAGCAATTTATTCATCCAATTTGGGTGAATTTTTCAGAATTCGAGTGGCTCACCACAGGAATTTAAAAAAATTAGGTAAAAACACTAAGAGCCAATTGGACTATAACCCCAGTAAATTGCTTAAACAACTCTATTTAATCGCTAATAAACAATTGAATGAGTTTAATGACATATTTGAAAATCAGATAATTCCGGATCTTCGAAAACACAACATTTACCTTCTATCTCAATTAGAAATTACCAAAGCCCAAGAGCAATTTCTGGATGTGTATTTTAAAGAAAACCTGCTGCCCTTTGTTCAGCCTGTATTATTAGTTGGAAATAAAGTAAAACCGTTTCTTAATAATTCAGAATTGTATTTAACAATCATGCTTGAGGATAAAGATGCGGAAATTAAAAATCACCAGTTTGGAATCGTTAAAATTCCTTCAGATCATTTACCTCGATTTATTGAATTGCCATCTGAAAAAGGGAGACACGATATTATTTTATTAGACGAAATCGTACGTTATTCCTTAAAATGGTTGTTTCCAGGTTTTCATGTTATTAATTCATATTCAATTAAAATCACTAGGGACGCCGAACTCTATATTGAAGATGAATTTAGCGGGGACTTGATGGATAAAATTAAAAAAAGTCTGATCAAAAGAAATATAGGTCCGGCATCCCGTATGGCGTATGATGATGCCATGCCAAAGGAAATGCTGGATTATTTTCTACAGCTGCTTGAAATTCAAAAGGGAGATTTAACACCCGAAGGACGCTATCATAATAATTTTGATTTTATTCATTTTCCGGATTTTGGTAAAAGAGAATTAAAAAATAAATCGCTAAAAGCCATTGAATACAAGCCTCTTTCAGATGCAGACACCCTGTTTGAGAATATAAGTCGCAACGAACATTTATTGTGCTTCCCTTATCATAATTACGAGCCGGTAATTTCATTTTTTGAACAAGCAGCGAAGGATCCGGATGTAACCCAGATTAAAATTACCCAATATCGGGTTGCAAAGAAATCCCGAATTATGGATGCGCTGAAATTGGCTGCATCTGAAGGTAAAAGTGTATTTATATTTATCGAAGTTAAAGCTCGATTTGATGAAGCTGCTAATCTGGCTTGGGGTGAAGAAATGGAAAAGCAAGGGATTAAAGTCCGATATAGTTTTCCAGGTTTAAAAGTTCATGCCAAGATGGCCATGGTTTCAAGAAAGGAAAACGATGATATTCAACAATATGTATACCTGTCAACGGGTAATTTTCATGAACAGACTGCGAAAATATATGTTGATTACGGATTTTTTACAAAAGATGAAGCTATCACAGCAGAGGTAAATCGATTGTTTGGATTTTTAGAACATATCAAATTACCGAGTTTACCATTTAATCATTTGTTGATCGGTCAATTTAATTTGAATGATGAAATTCATCAACTGATTGCATTCGAAAAAAGTCAGGCACTTGAAGGAAAAAAAGCACGTATTTTATTGAAGTTAAATAGTCTTCAGGATACTGAAATGATAAATTTGTTGTACGAGGCCTCATTAGCTGGCGTACATGTACAATTGATAATCAGGGGAATTTGTTGCATATTAATTGGGAAGAACGGATTAAGCGAGAATATTGAAGGGATCAGCATTGTGGATCGTTATTTAGAGCACAGCCGCATCTATTATTTTTATCACGGTGGTGAGGAAAAGATCTTTTTGTCTTCTGCCGATTGGATGGTTCGTAATCTACATTTTCGCATTGAAACTGCGTTTCCAATTTACAATAAGGAAATGAAACAAATTATATTGGATAATATTAATTTCCAGCTGATGGATAATGTAAAAGCCAGGTCTTTAAATTATAATTTTATAAATCGGTATTTCAAAACAGATTCAAAGAAAAAGTTCCAATCCCAAATTGAAACCTACAAATATTTTAAAATGAAAAACGGAATTTAA
- a CDS encoding 5-(carboxyamino)imidazole ribonucleotide synthase, whose product MDFIPSQFKIGILGAGQLGKMLAQEASKLDLNIHFLDKDKSFPAAKVCPNFTEGDFTNYDDVLNFGRQMQVVSIEIEHVNTKALHQLQSEGIQVFPQAPLLDLIKDKGLQKLFYKEHHFPTAPFQLFQSKSALLEAISDSKINFPFVVKSRTGGYDGRGVVIIHSSTDLDLILNEPCLVEELAPIEKELSVIAVRNQDGSCMIYPTVSMDFHPSANLVEFLICPATIPTEIEANAKALAKRLVDQLGIVGLLAIEMFYLTDGTIWINEIAPRPHNSGHHTLDNGATSQFENHLRALCGLPLGETNYKEIAVMINILGEDPYTGQAIYHNLDQVLAIPGVHVHLYGKTETRPFRKMGHVTITGNDLESCLEKANFVKQYFKVIA is encoded by the coding sequence ATGGATTTCATTCCATCTCAATTTAAGATTGGCATTTTAGGAGCCGGGCAACTTGGCAAAATGCTTGCTCAAGAGGCATCTAAGCTCGATTTAAACATCCATTTTCTGGATAAAGATAAAAGTTTCCCCGCGGCTAAAGTATGTCCAAATTTTACAGAAGGTGATTTTACAAACTACGATGATGTTCTGAATTTTGGTCGTCAGATGCAAGTAGTAAGTATTGAAATTGAACATGTAAATACAAAGGCTCTCCATCAACTGCAATCAGAGGGTATTCAGGTATTCCCTCAAGCACCGTTATTGGATTTGATTAAGGATAAAGGCTTGCAGAAATTATTTTACAAAGAACACCATTTTCCTACAGCACCATTTCAGCTTTTTCAAAGTAAATCTGCTTTACTTGAAGCAATATCTGATTCAAAGATCAACTTTCCGTTTGTAGTTAAATCCAGGACCGGTGGTTATGATGGTCGTGGCGTTGTAATTATTCATTCAAGCACGGATTTAGATTTAATATTAAATGAACCTTGCCTCGTTGAAGAATTGGCTCCAATTGAAAAGGAGCTAAGTGTTATTGCCGTTAGAAATCAAGATGGATCCTGCATGATTTACCCAACGGTTTCAATGGATTTTCATCCCTCAGCCAATTTGGTTGAATTCTTAATCTGTCCAGCAACCATCCCGACAGAAATTGAAGCCAATGCCAAAGCATTGGCAAAACGATTGGTCGATCAGCTTGGAATTGTAGGTTTGCTTGCAATTGAAATGTTTTATTTAACCGATGGGACTATCTGGATTAATGAAATAGCACCTCGCCCTCATAACAGTGGTCATCACACACTTGATAATGGTGCAACAAGTCAATTTGAAAATCATCTCAGAGCCTTGTGTGGATTGCCTTTGGGAGAAACCAATTATAAAGAAATTGCCGTAATGATTAATATACTGGGTGAAGATCCTTATACAGGTCAAGCCATTTATCATAATTTAGATCAAGTTCTGGCTATACCGGGTGTACATGTACATCTATATGGAAAAACAGAAACCAGGCCCTTTAGAAAAATGGGCCATGTGACCATAACTGGAAATGATCTGGAATCTTGCCTTGAAAAGGCTAATTTTGTAAAACAATATTTTAAAGTGATAGCATGA
- a CDS encoding bifunctional oligoribonuclease/PAP phosphatase NrnA: protein MDQIHELKALLLTPKNCVVLSHRNPDGDALGSSLALSLFLQSLNHNVRVIYPSEYPLNFEWMPQTEEILIYDISQKDCEQAIKSAELIFCLDFNSLERIDRMAAFIMESNAPKIMMDHHMDPEPFADLVFSIETASSTSEIVYDIISELGYKSKISSLIRDCLYTGIMTDTGSFHHATSPKLFKILSELKAEGLNDTRIQELVNNSQPEKYLRLLGHCLHNRMELYPEQHYGLIYLTKEDYRNFDIRRGDTEGIINYLMMLKSVKIGALVMNQPSIVKLSLRSKGNISVQQICRQHFNGGGHKNASGGSSKLSLEETLNKLKEALSQTELKLTH, encoded by the coding sequence ATGGATCAAATTCATGAATTAAAAGCCCTGCTGCTCACCCCAAAAAACTGTGTGGTGTTGTCACATCGAAACCCAGATGGGGATGCGTTGGGTTCAAGTTTGGCCCTTAGTCTTTTCTTGCAGTCCTTGAATCATAATGTTCGGGTTATTTATCCAAGTGAGTATCCTTTAAATTTTGAATGGATGCCCCAGACTGAAGAGATATTAATCTATGATATCAGTCAAAAAGATTGTGAGCAAGCTATTAAAAGTGCTGAACTAATTTTTTGCCTCGATTTTAATTCTTTGGAGCGAATTGATCGGATGGCTGCATTTATTATGGAAAGTAATGCTCCAAAAATCATGATGGATCATCACATGGATCCGGAGCCTTTTGCAGATCTCGTATTTAGTATTGAAACGGCAAGTTCAACATCTGAAATTGTATATGATATCATTTCAGAACTTGGATATAAATCTAAAATTTCATCGTTAATTAGAGACTGCCTTTATACTGGAATCATGACTGATACGGGTTCTTTTCATCATGCAACCAGTCCTAAATTATTTAAAATCCTATCAGAATTAAAAGCTGAAGGATTGAACGATACCAGAATTCAGGAACTGGTCAACAACAGTCAACCTGAAAAATACCTCCGTTTATTAGGTCATTGTCTTCATAATCGAATGGAATTGTATCCGGAACAGCATTACGGTTTAATTTATCTTACCAAAGAAGATTATCGTAATTTTGATATTCGCCGAGGAGACACGGAAGGAATTATTAATTACTTAATGATGCTTAAATCCGTTAAAATCGGAGCCCTTGTAATGAATCAACCAAGTATTGTTAAACTTTCACTTAGATCTAAAGGAAATATTTCTGTACAACAAATTTGCAGACAACATTTCAACGGAGGCGGTCATAAAAATGCTTCAGGCGGTTCATCAAAACTTAGTTTGGAAGAAACCTTGAATAAGTTAAAAGAAGCATTATCTCAAACAGAATTGAAATTAACTCATTAA